Proteins from a single region of Corynebacterium casei LMG S-19264:
- a CDS encoding metal ABC transporter solute-binding protein, Zn/Mn family, producing the protein MHLQTSPNSSRTHRGRRAALAALSVGALAFVSACSTATSDEASDYGSEGGNDTDTLNIVASTSIWGDVAQSIADSAEGVDVEVTSIVEGNNMDPHHFEPTAADLARAGEADVIVVGGGGYDAWLYDAIEYQDKIIHALPLTAHSHDHGDEEAQDHDHDHDHGEEGHSHDVSSIDGNEHIWYDPTAVMEVAHEIAEQINEVNPDAQASDEEVVSLVSDLDSRLHALPEVTYTQTEPIADYMLAHTDMTDATPEGYRHATLSHGEPAAADLAAFIDELKAGDVDVFIYNPQTQTDMTSRIRTTAEDEGIQVVEIGETPPDNQNFFEYFEEVVSSLEALEV; encoded by the coding sequence ATGCATTTACAGACTTCCCCTAATTCATCCCGCACCCACCGCGGCCGACGTGCCGCTTTAGCTGCGCTGAGCGTCGGCGCGCTGGCTTTTGTATCGGCATGCTCTACCGCAACTTCTGATGAAGCATCTGACTACGGATCAGAAGGCGGCAATGACACCGACACCTTGAATATCGTTGCCTCCACGTCCATCTGGGGCGATGTCGCACAGTCCATTGCTGACTCCGCTGAAGGTGTGGATGTGGAAGTCACTTCCATCGTTGAAGGCAACAACATGGACCCACACCACTTTGAACCCACCGCGGCAGACCTTGCGCGCGCTGGCGAAGCCGACGTCATTGTTGTCGGCGGCGGCGGATACGACGCCTGGCTCTATGACGCCATCGAGTACCAGGACAAGATCATTCACGCTCTGCCTTTGACCGCGCACAGCCATGATCACGGCGATGAAGAGGCCCAAGATCACGACCATGACCATGATCATGGCGAAGAGGGACATTCGCATGATGTTTCTTCCATCGATGGCAATGAGCACATCTGGTATGACCCAACTGCGGTCATGGAAGTAGCGCATGAGATTGCGGAGCAGATCAATGAGGTTAATCCGGATGCGCAGGCTAGTGATGAAGAGGTAGTGAGCCTGGTATCTGACCTGGACTCACGCCTGCACGCGCTGCCAGAGGTCACCTACACACAGACCGAGCCAATCGCGGACTACATGCTGGCACACACCGACATGACTGATGCGACGCCAGAAGGCTACCGCCACGCAACCTTAAGCCACGGTGAACCAGCAGCTGCTGACTTGGCCGCATTCATTGATGAGCTCAAGGCCGGGGATGTGGATGTGTTCATCTACAACCCACAGACCCAGACTGATATGACCAGCCGCATCCGCACCACCGCGGAAGATGAAGGCATCCAGGTTGTAGAAATTGGTGAGACTCCCCCAGACAACCAGAATTTCTTTGAGTACTTTGAAGAAGTTGTTTCCAGCTTGGAAGCTCTCGAAGTATAA
- a CDS encoding metal ABC transporter ATP-binding protein, with protein sequence MLVSFSQAAVDPLWSGLDLEVHPGEFIAVLGPNGVGKSTLLGTMLGTRSLTGGKLEINARLGYIPQQRMFPQQLPLRARDLVSLSLAHGVIAKRSPSKTKVDELLAEVGAEGIADRRVGQLSGGQQQLVRQAQALANDPQVILADEPLLSLDPARQAMTIDRLQRRRHDKGTATIFVTHGINPVLDVVSRVLYLAPHGHVLGTVDEVMRTEVLSELYGANVKVLNVDGRIIVA encoded by the coding sequence ATGTTAGTTTCTTTTTCTCAAGCCGCCGTTGACCCACTCTGGTCAGGGCTGGACTTGGAAGTGCACCCCGGCGAATTTATCGCTGTTTTAGGCCCCAATGGCGTGGGTAAATCCACGCTGCTGGGCACCATGTTGGGCACCCGTTCGCTCACCGGGGGCAAGCTGGAAATCAACGCGCGGCTGGGATACATCCCGCAGCAGCGCATGTTCCCGCAGCAGTTGCCGTTGCGTGCACGTGATCTGGTGTCGCTGTCTTTAGCGCATGGCGTTATAGCCAAACGCAGTCCATCCAAGACCAAGGTTGATGAGTTGCTCGCCGAGGTCGGTGCAGAAGGCATCGCGGATCGGCGCGTGGGCCAGCTTTCCGGCGGGCAGCAACAGTTGGTGCGTCAGGCACAGGCGTTGGCTAATGATCCGCAGGTAATTCTTGCCGATGAACCACTGTTGTCGTTGGATCCTGCACGCCAGGCGATGACCATCGACAGGCTGCAGCGCCGCCGCCATGACAAGGGCACCGCAACCATCTTTGTCACCCACGGCATCAACCCGGTGCTCGATGTGGTCTCACGGGTGCTGTATCTCGCGCCGCACGGGCACGTGCTCGGCACGGTGGATGAGGTGATGCGCACGGAAGTGTTGTCTGAGCTTTATGGCGCGAACGTCAAGGTTTTGAACGTCGATGGAAGGATTATTGTCGCCTAA